Proteins encoded together in one Solanum lycopersicum chromosome 7, SLM_r2.1 window:
- the LOC101256896 gene encoding protein FAR-RED ELONGATED HYPOCOTYL 3 — translation MDIDLRLPSQDHDKEEEEEEQNGIINMLDNEEKIHGDDGMHGMLVIEEKMHAEDRGDMNTPVGTMIDFKEDVNLEPLAGMEFESHGEAYAFYQEYARSMGFNTAIQNSRRSKTSREFIDAKFACSRYGTKREYEKSANRPRSRQGNKQDPENATGRRACAKTDCKASMHVKRRPDGKWIIHRFEKEHNHELLPAQAVSEQTRRMYAAMARQFAEYKNVVGLKSDTKVLFDKGRNSAIEGGDISVLLEFFIQMQNLNSNFFYAVDVGEDQRVKNLFWVDAKARHDYVNFSDVVSFDTTYVRNKYKMPLALFVGVNQHFQFMLLGCALVSEESASTFSWVMRTWLKAMGGQAPKTVITDHDLVLKSVISEALPLSLHYFCLWHILGKVSDTLNHVIKQNEKFMPKFEKCLNRSWTDEEFEKRWRKLVDKFDLREVELVHSLYEDRVKWAPTFIRDVVLAGMSTVQRSESVNSFFDKYVHKKTTIQEFVKQYESILQDRYEEEAKADSDTWNKQPALRSPSPFEKHLAGLYTHAVFKKFQSEVVGATACGPKREKQDEIVLTYRVQDFEKTQEFIVTLDEMKSEISCICHLFEYKGYLCRHALIVLQICAVSSIPPQYILKRWTKDAKSKYSMTDGSEDVQSRFQRYNELCHRAMKLSEEGSLSQESYSFALRALDDAFGSCVTFNNSNKNMLEAGTSSASGLLCIEDDNQSRSMSKTNKKKNNFTKKRKVNSEPDVMAVGAADSLQQMDKLNSRPVTLDGYFGPQQSVQGMVQLNLMAPTRDNYYANQQTIQGLGQLNSIAPTHDGYYGAQPTMHGLGQMDFFRSPSFSYGIRDEPTVRSSQLHDDASRHP, via the exons ATGGATATAGATCTTCGTCTGCCTTCTCAAGACCATgataaggaagaagaagaagaggaacaAAATGGAATTATAAATATGCTTgacaatgaagaaaaaatacatGGTGATGACGGAATGCATGGGATGTTGGTTATTGAAGAGAAGATGCATGCAGAAGATAGAGGGGATATGAACACTCCCGTAGGAACTATGATAGACTTTAAGGAGGATGTGAACCTTGAACCGCTGGCTGGCATGGAATTTGAGTCACATGGTGAGGCTTATGCCTTTTATCAAGAGTATGCTCGGTCGATGGGATTCAATACAGCCATACAAAACAGCCGTCGCTCAAAGACGTCAAGGGAATTCATTGATGCAAAATTCGCATGTTCTAGATATGGAACTAAACGGGAATATGAGAAGTCTGCAAATCGGCCACGTAGTAGGCAAGGAAACAAACAGGATCCAGAAAATGCTACTGGTCGGCGAGCATGTGCAAAGACAGATTGCAAAGCAAGTATGCATGTGAAAAGAAGGCCCGATGGGAAATGGATAATTCATAGATTCGAGAAAGAACATAATCATGAACTTCTACCTGCCCAAGCTGTCAGTGAACAAACAAGAAGAATGTATGCTGCAATGGCAAGACAATTTGCTGAATACAAAAATGTTGTTGGTCTGAAAAGTGACACAAAAGTTCTATTTGACAAAGGTCGAAATTCAGCAATTGAAGGGGGAGACATAAGTGTTCTATTAGAGTTCTTTATTCAGATGCAAAATCTTAATTCCAACTTCTTTTATGCTGTTGATGTGGGTGAAGATCAACGTGTAAAGAACTTGTTCTGGGTTGATGCCAAAGCTAGGCATGATTATGTGAATTTCAGCGATGTTGTCTCTTTTGATACTACCTATGTCAGAAACAAATATAAGATGCCCCTGGCTCTTTTTGTTGGGGTCAATCAGCATTTTCAGTTCATGCTACTTGGATGTGCTTTGGTCTCTGAAGAGAGTGCGTCAACATTTTCTTGGGTAATGCGGACATGGTTGAAGGCAATGGGCGGTCAAGCTCCGAAGACAGTGATCACCGATCATGACCTGGTATTGAAGTCAGTCATTTCAGAGGCTTTGCCACTATCCCTCCATTATTTCTGTTTATGGCATATCCTGGGAAAGGTGTCTGATACACTGAATCATGTCATCAAACAGAATGAAAAGTTTATGCCTAAGTTCGAGAAATGTCTTAACAGGTCATGGACAGATGAGGAGTTTGAAAAGAGGTGGAGAAAACTAGTTGATAAATTTGATCTCAGAGAAGTTGAATTGGTTCATTCACTGTATGAAGATCGGGTGAAATGGGCCCCTACATTTATAAGGGATGTGGTTTTAGCGGGAATGTCAACGGTTCAACGATCAGAGAGTGTAAACTCTTTCTTTGACAAATATGTACATAAGAAAACTACCATCCAGGAGTTTGTAAAGCAATATGAATCAATATTACAAGATAGGTATGAGGAGGAGGCAAAGGCAGATTCTGATACATGGAACAAACAACCTGCTTTGAGATCCCCATCCCCATTTGAGAAGCACTTGGCGGGGCTTTATACACATGCTGTATTTAAGAAATTCCAGTCTGAGGTTGTGGGTGCAACTGCTTGTGGTCCTAAAAGAGAGAAGCAAGATGAGATAGTCTTAACATATAGAGTTCAAGATTTTGAGAAGACTCAAGAGTTCATTGTTACATTGGATGAAATGAAGTCAGAAATATCTTGTATTTGTCATTTGTTTGAATATAAAGGCTACCTTTGTAGACATGCATTGATAGTTCTCCAAATATGTGCTGTTTCCTCTATCCCACCACAATATATTTTGAAGCGATGGACAAAAGATGCGAAGAGCAAGTACTCTATGACGGATGGATCTGAAGATGTGCAGTCAAGGTTCCAGAGATATAATGAGCTATGTCATCGGGCTATGAAATTGAGTGAAGAAGGGTCGTTATCTCAAGAGAGCTATAGTTTTGCTCTTCGTGCACTTGATGACGCGTTTGGGAGTTGTGTAACTTTTAATAACTCAAACAAGAACATGTTAGAAGCTGGCACATCATCAGCATCTGGTCTTCTCTGTATTGAAGATGATAACCAAAGTAGGAGTATGAGCAAgacaaacaagaagaaaaataacttCACTAAGAAACGCAAG GTGAACTCGGAGCCAGATGTTATGGCTGTTGGGGCAGCAGACAGCTTGCAACAAATG GACAAATTGAACTCCAGGCCTGTGACTCTTGATGGTTATTTTGGCCCGCAACAAAGTGTTCAAGGAATG GTACAGTTAAACTTGATGGCACCAACTCGTGATAACTACTATGCAAACCAACAGACTATTCAGGGCCTT GGACAGTTGAACTCTATAGCTCCTACACATGATGGCTATTATGGTGCTCAGCCAACAATGCATGGGCTG GGCCAAATGGACTTTTTCCGCTCTCCAAGTTTCTCATATGGCATTCGG GATGAACCCACTGTAAGATCTTCTCAATTGCACGACGATGCATCTAGACATCCTTGA